A region from the Nostoc sp. HK-01 genome encodes:
- a CDS encoding TPR repeat-containing protein, with protein sequence MQTIRIQLRESTQETVELRYWLPQKNHYESRRLKLAEIANFLKQGERDYYKLLPNLPGIGKQLFFWLDGDGRWLSRGIANCRGEGLVIAIDTDKKLAHLPWEVLHDGEDFLVKRVNPVVLPLRWIEKETEAFSVEARQLRVLFMATDPEDVEPKLEFEQEEARILADTRDFAVDLRVEESGCVSELGKVWSRYLDDFDVFHLTGHASIKDEAPYTPYFITETEIGERHETTAAELAEVFRFRFPKLVFLSGCRTGQAADKGAVPSMAEALIAQGAIAVLSWGRPVEDRTATAAAAHLYGKLAAGYQLAQALASTYQQLFKQNVRDWHLLRLYVQGECPGALVDVLGDVPPSAPEPAYQQFLDPDTQLVRVAKPSEFVGRRRTLQRCLKAIRTSLGVLIHGLGGVGKSTVTARLLERMVGYHRLVNFRQLDEDRLLKSLAEQCTSERGHDILNGKLPLMQRLTKFFTEGLNTKEQRFAFVLDDFEANLDLRNGVYVLQPQVVDVLLALLKAMQNSQLPHKVIITCRYNFTLSELNHRLYREPLGALGGADLIKKYNRLDSFNGSWQFQPDLPERAKQAADGNPRLLEWLDKILQNSQNSLEAEKGVEMILQKMEEKEKEFRENILAEELLKQQTPALRLMLGKLLVYELPVPLAAISPICEDISSWESHIQRAEILGLLEVTLTNNTERLYRVPRILSPLLEFPENPKGEELYKQAAQILYRLWWEEAETSTEVQDLEIHRLGLLGKNGEIAGKTANSLANLLSHQSRFREAIHLCKSTLEITKNYSVLRKLAYCEHRIGEVDQALKYYEQALNICPAEDEQELASIYYYLGILKANTGKVDEAIALYNQSLEINERIGNNQGKALTLQQLGYIYANKGEVEQAIALYNQSLEINERIGNVQGKALTLQQLGYIYVNKGEVEQAILLYNQSLEITERIGDVQGKATMLHCLGMIYANKGEVEQAISLYNQSLEIKERIGNVQGKAATLHQLGIIYANKGEVEQAISLYNQSLEIKERIGDVQGKAATLHQLGMIYANKGEVEQAISLYNQSLEIFERIGDAYWKALTLHNIASIYANKGEVEQAIALFNQSLSIKERIGYVQGKAMTLWWLGSLAEQQGEYTNAISYLQPALEILQRLQSPDAEGVRASLERLRGNS encoded by the coding sequence GTGCAAACTATCCGCATTCAACTTCGGGAAAGTACCCAGGAAACAGTTGAACTCAGGTATTGGCTACCTCAAAAGAATCACTATGAATCACGTCGCTTGAAGTTGGCAGAAATCGCTAATTTTCTCAAGCAAGGAGAACGAGATTACTATAAACTGCTGCCCAATTTACCAGGAATCGGGAAGCAGTTATTTTTTTGGTTGGATGGGGATGGACGGTGGTTGAGTCGGGGAATTGCTAACTGTCGCGGTGAGGGGTTGGTAATTGCTATTGATACCGATAAAAAATTGGCACATCTACCTTGGGAAGTGCTGCATGATGGTGAGGATTTTCTGGTGAAGCGGGTTAATCCAGTGGTGTTACCTCTGCGCTGGATTGAGAAAGAAACGGAAGCGTTTTCTGTGGAAGCACGACAATTGCGAGTATTGTTTATGGCAACCGACCCGGAAGATGTGGAACCAAAGTTAGAGTTTGAACAGGAAGAAGCGAGGATTCTGGCTGATACGCGAGATTTTGCTGTAGATTTGCGGGTGGAAGAAAGCGGTTGCGTTAGCGAGTTGGGTAAGGTGTGGAGTCGCTATCTTGATGACTTTGATGTGTTTCATCTCACAGGACACGCCTCAATTAAAGATGAAGCACCTTACACGCCTTACTTTATCACTGAGACGGAAATTGGGGAACGCCACGAAACCACAGCCGCAGAACTGGCCGAAGTCTTCCGGTTTCGCTTTCCCAAGTTGGTGTTTTTATCTGGGTGTCGGACTGGACAAGCCGCAGATAAAGGGGCTGTCCCTTCAATGGCTGAGGCACTTATTGCACAAGGGGCGATCGCGGTTTTAAGTTGGGGACGGCCTGTGGAAGATCGGACAGCTACAGCCGCCGCCGCGCACCTCTACGGCAAATTGGCAGCCGGATATCAATTAGCCCAAGCACTCGCTAGCACTTACCAGCAGTTGTTTAAACAGAATGTGCGTGACTGGCATTTGTTGCGGTTATATGTCCAGGGAGAATGTCCGGGTGCGTTGGTGGATGTGTTGGGAGATGTGCCACCCTCTGCGCCGGAACCTGCTTATCAACAGTTTTTAGATCCCGATACCCAACTGGTGCGGGTGGCGAAACCCTCTGAGTTTGTGGGGAGACGGCGGACTTTGCAACGTTGTCTCAAAGCAATTCGCACTTCATTAGGGGTACTAATTCACGGACTGGGGGGTGTGGGTAAGAGTACTGTGACGGCGCGACTTCTGGAAAGGATGGTTGGCTATCACAGGCTGGTGAACTTTCGGCAACTGGATGAGGACAGACTGCTCAAAAGCCTTGCTGAACAATGTACCTCGGAACGGGGGCATGATATTCTCAATGGCAAGTTACCCTTGATGCAGCGCCTCACCAAGTTTTTCACGGAAGGACTGAATACCAAAGAACAGCGCTTTGCCTTTGTGCTGGATGACTTTGAGGCTAATTTGGATTTACGAAATGGGGTTTATGTCTTGCAACCACAAGTTGTAGATGTACTGCTGGCGTTGCTGAAGGCGATGCAAAATTCCCAACTTCCCCACAAGGTAATTATTACCTGTCGCTACAATTTCACATTGTCGGAACTGAATCATCGTCTGTACCGCGAACCTCTGGGGGCTTTGGGTGGGGCAGATTTAATTAAAAAGTATAATCGTCTGGATTCGTTTAATGGCAGTTGGCAATTTCAGCCAGATTTGCCCGAACGTGCCAAACAAGCAGCAGATGGAAATCCTCGGTTGTTGGAATGGTTAGATAAGATTTTGCAAAATTCCCAGAACTCGCTGGAAGCGGAGAAGGGAGTTGAGATGATTCTGCAAAAGATGGAGGAGAAGGAAAAGGAATTTCGTGAGAATATTTTGGCTGAGGAATTGCTGAAGCAGCAAACTCCAGCTTTGCGTCTTATGCTGGGGAAGTTGTTGGTGTATGAGTTACCTGTTCCTCTAGCTGCTATCTCCCCGATTTGTGAGGATATCTCAAGTTGGGAAAGTCATATTCAACGCGCTGAAATTTTGGGTTTGTTGGAAGTTACGCTTACCAACAACACAGAGAGGTTGTATCGTGTTCCCCGAATTTTGTCACCTTTGCTAGAGTTTCCAGAAAACCCCAAGGGTGAAGAGTTGTATAAACAAGCTGCACAAATTTTGTATCGTTTGTGGTGGGAAGAGGCGGAAACTTCTACGGAAGTACAAGACTTAGAAATTCATCGCTTGGGATTGCTGGGGAAGAATGGAGAAATTGCGGGGAAAACAGCTAATTCATTGGCGAACCTCTTGTCGCATCAAAGCCGATTTCGGGAAGCAATACATCTGTGCAAATCAACCTTAGAAATTACTAAAAACTATAGTGTTCTTAGAAAACTTGCTTATTGTGAACACCGAATAGGTGAAGTTGATCAAGCATTAAAGTATTACGAACAAGCGTTAAATATTTGTCCCGCAGAAGACGAACAAGAATTAGCATCAATTTATTATTATTTAGGAATACTCAAAGCCAACACAGGGAAAGTGGATGAAGCGATCGCACTCTACAATCAGTCTTTAGAAATAAATGAACGCATTGGTAATAACCAAGGCAAAGCGTTGACGTTGCAACAACTGGGATATATCTACGCCAACAAAGGGGAAGTGGAGCAAGCGATCGCACTCTACAACCAGTCTTTGGAAATAAATGAACGCATTGGAAATGTCCAAGGCAAAGCGTTGACGTTGCAACAACTGGGATATATCTACGTCAACAAAGGGGAAGTGGAGCAAGCGATCTTACTCTACAATCAGTCTTTGGAAATAACAGAACGCATTGGTGATGTCCAAGGCAAAGCGACGATGTTGCACTGTTTGGGAATGATCTACGCCAACAAAGGGGAAGTGGAGCAAGCGATCTCACTCTACAATCAGTCTTTGGAAATAAAGGAACGCATTGGAAATGTCCAAGGCAAAGCGGCGACGTTGCACCAACTGGGAATAATCTACGCCAACAAAGGGGAAGTGGAGCAAGCGATCTCACTCTACAATCAGTCTTTGGAAATAAAGGAACGCATTGGTGATGTCCAAGGCAAAGCGGCGACGTTGCACCAATTGGGAATGATCTACGCCAACAAAGGGGAAGTGGAGCAAGCGATCTCACTCTACAATCAGTCTTTGGAAATATTTGAACGTATTGGTGATGCTTATTGGAAAGCACTAACGTTGCATAATATAGCAAGTATCTACGCCAACAAAGGGGAAGTGGAGCAAGCGATCGCACTTTTCAATCAGTCTTTGTCAATAAAAGAACGCATTGGTTATGTCCAAGGCAAAGCAATGACTTTGTGGTGGTTAGGAAGTTTGGCAGAACAGCAGGGTGAATACACTAACGCGATATCCTATTTGCAACCAGCTTTAGAGATTTTGCAGCGATTGCAGTCACCGGATGCTGAAGGTGTGCGGGCGAGTCTTGAGAGGCTGAGGGGTAATTCTTGA
- a CDS encoding peptidase S9 prolyl oligopeptidase, producing MMKLLANIVRFFVIFLTTVCVSYWVVNPGILPLALASYHKAGNSDYHVQRRIVSPTMSTAKQITYPTTHKSEQVDDYHGTLVADPYRWLENPDSEETKAWIAAQNKITFGFLGEIPARDKIKQRLTKLWDYEKYGIPFKEGESLGDGSSDRYFYFKNDGLQNQSVLYTLKTLDSEPQVLLDPNKLSADGTVALSGLSISNDGKLLAYGLSTSGSDWQEWKVRDVATGKDLADHLQWIKFSGASWTTDNQGFFYSRYNEPNSKTQLEDVNYYQKLYYHKLGTPQSEDILIYQRPDQKEWGFGGGVTENGQYLIIAVWLGTDSRNLVFYKDLTNPQAEVVELINEFEADYSFIDHDDSIFYFRTDLNAPRGRVIAIDIKKPEKSAWQEIIQQSEATLESVNILNNQFVADYLQDARSQIKIFDLKGALVREVELPGVGSVGGFGGKRHDTETFYSFTSFTTPGAIYRYDMVTGKSQLFRQPKVDFKPDDYETKQIFYHSKDGTKVPMFITHKKGIKLDGNNPTFLYAYGGFNISLTPTFSVSTLVWMEMGGVYAMPNLRGGGEYGEEWHQAGMKEKKQNVFDDFIAAAEWLIANKYTKTGKLAIAGGSNGGLLVGACMTQRPDLFGAALPAVGVMDMLRFHKFTIGWAWTAEYGSPDNAEEFKTLYAYSPLHNLKPKTAYPATLITTADHDDRVVPAHSFKFAAALQAAHQGDAPVLIRIETKAGHGAGKPTTKIIEEAADKWAFLVRVLDIKI from the coding sequence ATGATGAAATTGCTTGCCAACATCGTACGATTTTTTGTAATATTTTTAACCACAGTTTGTGTTTCTTACTGGGTTGTAAATCCGGGAATACTACCTTTAGCCTTAGCCAGCTACCACAAGGCTGGGAATTCTGATTACCATGTACAGAGAAGAATTGTATCCCCAACTATGTCAACAGCAAAACAGATTACTTATCCAACTACCCATAAAAGCGAACAAGTAGATGATTATCACGGAACGTTGGTTGCAGACCCTTATCGTTGGTTAGAAAATCCCGATTCTGAAGAAACGAAAGCCTGGATTGCGGCTCAAAATAAAATTACTTTTGGCTTTTTAGGTGAAATTCCTGCTCGTGACAAAATTAAACAACGCTTAACTAAACTTTGGGATTATGAAAAATATGGTATTCCGTTTAAAGAAGGCGAATCTTTAGGGGATGGTTCCAGCGATCGCTATTTTTATTTCAAAAACGATGGGCTGCAAAATCAAAGCGTATTATATACATTAAAAACTCTCGACTCTGAACCGCAAGTTTTACTTGACCCCAATAAACTTTCTGCTGATGGCACTGTTGCTTTATCAGGATTATCTATTAGTAATGATGGTAAACTTTTAGCTTATGGTCTTTCAACTTCTGGTTCTGATTGGCAAGAGTGGAAAGTCCGAGATGTCGCAACAGGTAAAGATTTAGCAGACCATTTGCAGTGGATTAAATTTTCTGGTGCATCTTGGACAACTGATAATCAAGGCTTTTTTTATAGTCGTTACAATGAGCCAAATTCTAAAACTCAGTTAGAAGATGTCAACTATTATCAAAAGCTTTATTACCATAAATTAGGTACGCCCCAATCGGAAGACATTTTAATTTATCAACGTCCTGACCAAAAAGAATGGGGATTTGGTGGTGGTGTTACAGAAAATGGACAATATTTAATTATTGCTGTGTGGTTGGGAACTGACTCTAGGAATTTAGTATTTTATAAAGACTTAACTAATCCTCAAGCTGAAGTTGTTGAACTCATTAACGAGTTTGAGGCAGATTATAGTTTTATTGACCATGATGATAGTATCTTTTATTTCCGCACCGATTTAAATGCCCCACGGGGTAGAGTAATTGCCATTGATATTAAAAAACCAGAGAAATCAGCATGGCAAGAAATTATTCAGCAAAGTGAAGCAACTTTAGAAAGTGTCAATATTCTCAATAATCAGTTTGTTGCTGATTATTTGCAAGATGCGCGATCGCAAATCAAAATTTTTGACCTCAAAGGTGCATTGGTGCGTGAGGTAGAATTACCCGGAGTGGGTTCAGTGGGGGGCTTTGGGGGTAAACGCCATGATACGGAAACTTTTTATAGTTTCACTAGTTTTACTACCCCAGGCGCAATTTATCGCTACGATATGGTGACTGGTAAAAGTCAGCTTTTCCGCCAACCAAAGGTAGACTTTAAGCCTGATGATTACGAAACAAAGCAGATATTTTATCACAGCAAAGATGGCACAAAGGTGCCGATGTTTATTACTCACAAAAAAGGCATTAAGTTAGATGGCAATAATCCAACTTTTCTCTATGCTTATGGTGGGTTTAATATCTCTCTAACTCCGACTTTTTCTGTGAGTACATTGGTGTGGATGGAGATGGGTGGTGTTTACGCTATGCCAAATCTGCGCGGTGGTGGCGAATATGGTGAAGAATGGCATCAAGCAGGGATGAAAGAGAAAAAACAAAATGTGTTTGATGATTTTATTGCGGCGGCTGAGTGGTTAATTGCCAATAAGTATACAAAAACTGGCAAACTAGCGATCGCAGGTGGTAGTAACGGTGGTTTATTGGTGGGTGCTTGTATGACACAGCGTCCTGATTTATTTGGTGCGGCTTTACCAGCAGTCGGCGTGATGGATATGTTGCGCTTTCACAAGTTTACTATCGGCTGGGCTTGGACTGCGGAATATGGTTCGCCAGATAATGCCGAAGAGTTCAAAACACTTTATGCTTATTCACCGTTGCATAATTTGAAACCAAAGACAGCTTATCCTGCCACTTTAATTACTACCGCAGATCACGACGATCGCGTTGTCCCTGCTCATAGTTTTAAATTTGCGGCGGCTTTGCAAGCAGCCCATCAAGGTGATGCACCAGTGTTAATTAGAATTGAGACAAAGGCGGGACATGGTGCGGGTAAACCAACAACAAAGATAATTGAAGAAGCTGCGGATAAGTGGGCGTTTTTGGTAAGGGTTTTGGATATTAAGATTTAA